A DNA window from Mauremys reevesii isolate NIE-2019 linkage group 17, ASM1616193v1, whole genome shotgun sequence contains the following coding sequences:
- the LOC120384988 gene encoding uncharacterized protein LOC120384988 encodes MARSGKRVVDDTTTRSASCRGSSNRRWLDLYFTRRRGLSPNGFIITFVTALLVRGSAAYSDTLSENAWMVLAQNAVNATAFCLPRVYAVGALMETCFVGVCTDLDVLRQHSWLYAISKDWSYKNLYALGPGAATYTMDASMYSFRLANVTTAGMCVYFVNARQVAVNHTNNELICRHKSEASFAYGHMKLPTGWFLLCGRTAFTYVPANSSGGPCAIGRVAPLLFPHPEESAKGRYRYRRGSIPLDSTCKAEVTLFSEQEAAALTFTLIGLPGMVAHNYHAIVHLACVVAKALNLTSTALALLTQELGEVRRGVLQNRMAIDYLLLRYGHSCMDFAGMCCFNITDVEPAVNEDVKHLQRLADGIRQQQEDSWLWSWLSSLRGWTAHIVQGVILGIICLFSLACLYVCCLCSRRCCGMTHALVRPSWSLESLEKARGGL; translated from the coding sequence ATGGCACGTTCTGGCAAGCGTGTGGTGGACGATACCACAACGCGATCCGCAAGCTGCCGTGGTTCTAGCAACAGGAGATGGCTGGATTTATATTTTACCAGACGGAGAGGATTATCCCCGAATGGTTTCATTATCACGTTTGTCACAGCGCTCCTTGTAAGGGGCAGCGCTGCTTACAGTGATACATTATCTGAGAATGCCTGGATGGTGTTGGCACAAAATGCTGTGAATGCAACTGCCTTTTGCCTCCCTCGAGTGTATGCTGTGGGGGCCCTTATGGAAACTTGTTTTGTGGGTGTTTGTACCGATTTGGATGTGTTAAGACAACACTCGTGGCTGTATGCAATTTCCAAAGATTGGTCATATAAGAATTTGTATGCCCTAGGTCCTGGAGCTGCTACATACACCATGGATGCAAGCATGTATTCCTTTCGCTTAGCCAATGTGACAACCGCTggaatgtgtgtgtattttgtgaATGCTCGACAGGTGGCAGTGAATCACACCAATAATGAGTTAATTTGCCGCCATAAAAGTGAGGCATCTTTTGCATATGGGCATATGAAATTACCTACAGGCTGGTTTTTGCTGTGCGGCCGTACTGCGTTTACATATGTTCCTGCCAATAGTTCTGGGGGTCCATGTGCTATTGGTCGAGTAGCCCCCCTTCTTTTTCCCCATCCGGAGGAAAGTGCTAAAGGCCGATACCGTTATCGGCGGGGGAGTATTCCTCTAGATTCCACCTGTAAGGCAGAAGTTACTTTGTTTTCAGAACAAGAGGCGGCAGCCCTTACTTTTACCTTGATTGGTCTTCCAGGCATGGTAGCACATAATTATCATGCTATAGTGCATCTTGCTTGTGTTGTGGCCAAGGCTCTTAATTTAACCTCTACTGCTCTTGCTTTATTGACACAGGAACTTGGAGAAGTTCGACGAGGGGTGTTGCAGAATCGTATGGCTATTGATTATTTGTTATTGAGATATGGTCATTCCTGTATGGATTTTGCTGGCATGTGTTGTTTTAATATTACAGATGTAGAGCCTGCAGTTAATGAGGATGTAAAGCACCTTCAGCGTTTGGCAGACGGCATTCGTCAGCAGCAGGAGGATTCCTGGCTGTGGTCCTGGTTGTCATCGTTGCGTGGATGGACTGCTCATATAGTTCAGGGTGTAATACTTGGTATTATATGTCTGTTTAGCCTTGCTTGCTTGTATGTATGTTGCCTATGTAGTAGACGTTGTTGTGGTATGACCCACGCCCTGGTAAGGCCCTCTTGGTCCTTGGAGTCGCTGGAGAAAGCGAGGGGAGGattgtag